The following nucleotide sequence is from Oryzias latipes chromosome 20, ASM223467v1.
TGGGACTGCGCACACAACTGTGAGGTTTCTGACCCGCTTCTTTCCTGATTTCACGTTAAGCAGAATCTGCGAAAGTTATAAGAGTTGATTTCTATCCTTAAAAATGCCATCCTTGGTGCTCACAGATCGGAGGGCactagtttgaaaaagatctgcatggtggtgtagtggttagcaccgTCACCTCAcagcatgtgtgggttttcccctccctcagtccaaaaacatgcttcataggttaatttgatgattctaaattggtgtgcatgtgtctgtgcATTCCTGCGACTGACTGTTCCGGGTggaccccacctttgcccatcAGTagaaccctgtgaccccgaaagggatccaacaggtttggaaaatggatagatgaataATTTTAACAACAAGACAGCACCACAAAAAGACATTCGTGGATCTGTAAACAGAGCAGCCATTAAAACCAGTATATGTGTGTAGGAAAGGACAAGGTCATCTTCAGcataaaatcacattttgggAAATAtgtctgggaaatttctagggcacttgatttgggaattgtagatttggacagccctacaaaatggcgaacgcactatagtGCATTATATAGGGGTCAGAATTCTGACAGAGCCTCTGTTATTCGTTTTTAATGTGTGACGTGAGCCcagatacttttattgaggcatctgattgctcagtttataacttgaataacttgcctacagaagaaaaaagggagaaataTCAGGATTATCAATAACAGACGAcagcaagaatagttattctgacaaataaaatgactaacagctgtttatttctctataaaaatctatgggattttggaacaagcgggtacttcctgtttgggacacgagggggggggggggtcactcagtccaggcaGAACTCACATCAAAGCTTATAGATTTGCCCAATCATGTTTTAATTTGTGTCGTTTcatcatttgaaatgtttatttatgtagGTGTTCGGGTGTTTTGACCGGAAGACATTGTTGCATTCTGGGAAATGTAGGAATGCGTCTGTTCATCATGAAAACGAGCAGATTTAAAACTGTTGTCTTAATCAGATGTCGATAGAAATGCTAAGTTACGTAAATAAGCCTCTGAGTCTGTCGTTAGGTTTCGCTCAACACAACCCGGATAACTTGGTGCGGCTGTGTGACCTACAACAGATCTGCGCTAACAAAAGTTAACAAATTTGTGATCATTTAACTGGACTAAAGGGTCCGTTTTGAGCCGAAAGTTTGGTTCGGGATCGGACAGGAACATGTCAGTGAGAACTCACCTCGACTGTTTACGGAACGGAACCGTCACGATGACAAAACAGTCAAAAGCCTGCAGATGTGGAGCGACGTGACGATGTTGTTTTGAAGCCAAGGATCGGTTCAGAGAAACTGCGACCCAAGAAGAGCCCCCACACCCTCAGAGATCCGCGACACGCACCACGGCCCGAAAAACCAGCCAGTTCCGGCCCGCGAGGAACCAGCAACCCATCAGCTCGTCAACAATAGATGATCTTGGCAAAACTACGGTGTCTGACGAGGGTCCAACTTTCTCcgtctttttcaaaaagcaacatttaaaaaaagtagtatACAAATGTGGCTGGAAATATTATACTAACTTTATTTAAGCATTTGAAACTCAAAAGTATTCTTTTTGAACATAAGATGTGTGATCAACAgaccaaaaactcaaaaaaagttttgctaattttatttatgtaaagatTAACCAGAACCACAGGATAATGCTCTCAACATTTGactattgatttttctttataatgGACACTGcaaaactaaacacaaaagGGGATCCTCAATGGCTCTTCTTGAGAACTAATTGGTGGATATGTTGACGCTCCCTGAGGACCCTCCTCATTAAGATCAGGGAACCGGAAATAAGAAGAACTGATTTGGTTCTTGGTTTGTTTCCCGAGCTTCTCAAACGTTGTCTGAGCTCTTCCTGTTCTGGTGCTTTTGGATTTGATTGGTTCATGAGGTTGTGCAAGGCTCTCATGGGGAGTACAGGCCAAGCCTCCTCGCAGCCTCAGAGAGCCTTGGAGGCCTCCGTTTGGGGAATGGGAAAGGGTTCTGAGAGGACGAACAGACTCCTCCTTCACTGAGCTGGCGGCCAAACCTGGGAGTTGGAACCAGAGCTGAACACCAGCCAGAAGACTggttctgctcctgctcctcagTGGTAGGGTGGGGGCAGAAACTATCCAAAGTAGGGGTCTCTTCAGAGTTGGTAACTTTGGTCTtcagggtggaggaggaggagacaggAACCTCCTCACTGGGATCCAGAGAACGCTGGACCTGACTTGAACCAGGTCTGCCATAAAACTGAAGGTCTGAACGCAGCTCAGATCTGTCAGTACAAACACGCTCTTCTTGTGCAGAGAACACACTGGGTGAGGTTTCTTTGGAGCTGCAAGGAGATCCTGATGGTTCTCTGGTTCTAGATTTAGAGGAAGGCCTAGGCctgcacagaagaaaaaaaaaacagatccgGTTTCATGTGAAGATCTTTGTTCTCCAGAAGTGCAGTGGAAGCGAACCAAAATGAGGGAGGTTGACGAGCAGTGCACCTGAACAACAGCGGTGACTGGGCAGAGACAGCAGGTCGGGATCTCCGATGGAGGTCCAGGTGGACGTGCCAGGGGTCATACATCTTTGGGTCGCAGTCAAAATTGGCGGTTGAAGATATGGAGCTGATTGGTTCCAATGGCAGAGTTAAACCCTGAGCAACAGGGACAATGCTGAAGGCCTCAAACCGCTCCTCGGACACTGGAAGCAGATCAGACAGtactttaaagttccactccaatcatcttttgatctattgtaaaagtgttcccagccgtcttttaattataattatgtcatttttagcccaaatcaaaattcctatgtcattttctaggacatagtttctgcagagcagcaggagttagttagaaattcacttctgagtccTGGCAGGGACTGTTGGCAGGGAGTAAAACTGcacccatttcccatcatgcctttattaatactctctcccactagcttacagccccaagctaacattagcgctgcaacaaaaatggcagaattttggagctttccagcgtacagtttagagccagattccaggtcaggcgaggaaaacgaagacaaaTTACAGATCTATTAGGGCGAATCTGAATTTTTCCCCTACGGATTCTCCCTATCCCTTCaactgtaggggcatttggagggatGGGTTGTCCAcccaatatgcacatccatctttgcataagttcggatgttgtttgtttttgtggatgaaatgcagacacgctgctgaggctgaCTCTAGTGCTATGTCCGAAtacccaccctaacccctatatagtgcactttatagtgcgttcgccattttgtagtgctgtccaaatctacaagtCCCAAATCGAgcgccctagaaatttcccagaagtctctgcaaaaaaaaaaaaactagatcagtgaatacagaccacaatgcattgcgctGGAACCATTTttgccagaaaaaaatgtatttaaatgtattttcttaaaaaatcatcaatgttttttttatcttcggaagacagtggactcataagtaatcgtcgcaaaacgctcattaactagattttaactttgtgaaatcgatgacgtcatatccgctgttaaaaaaaaaagtagtgagcatggtgtctgaataaCTTATACAATTCGGGGCACTAGATAGTGCCGCAGTTATCGTTTTTTGGTAGTTAGGGGTTAGCGTGGGAATTCGGAGACAACCTAActtgtcatgaaatgggcggcacccacaaggagtaaAAAGCGGAGCCTCAGATATATAGTCCTCTTACTTTTGGTTAGGAAAATTAGTTGCAAAAATAattcacatttcatttaaaagatcGCTCTTTGGTGTGCTAAAGGTAAAATATGATCATACATATGGAAATATGGAAGATACAATAAAAGGCATAAAGCTATTcagaaaaaaggatcaaaatagcacattttgtggtaaaaaactgttatttagtgagattttttctttcatttcatcaTGAGGAGGGGGAGAGGGGATGTACAGGGTTTTTTACATATCCAAAGATTGATATATGGAATAGGctcaagaaaagcatgatatagatCCTTTAAGGGTAGGGgcttttatttaactaaataaataaacatgtaaatttATATCTGTTTATGACATGCagcctttgttaaaaaaattaaacacctTTGTTAACATCTTTTCTGAGTCTTTCTGCTTGccacacaacccccccccccacccccccaccccttaaATACATTTCGGTGGGGGTTGGGGGTAATCCTTTCTGCAGAAAATTAACACTTCTCTGTCAATAAAGCTTCTTTCCTCTGATTTTCATTTCCCACCGCGTGCCGCTTCATCTTCGTGCGCAAACAAAGCAAACTATCTTAACAGAGGCAGTAGCTCACCTGTCCCGGGCAGCAGCACCTCCTGGCGCTTCTCCCTGCAGCTCCTGTACTGCTGTCTGAGGTCAAACACGTCCATCCTCCACAccgcttcctcctcttcctcctccgtgCTGATCTCTGCGCGAGCACACAGACACGCGGAGGCGCGGTCACAGAGCTAACCTGTGCAGGTGCAGTTAAGGATTCTGATTTCCAGCGGCTGCGCAGACGCGACTGCGTTCTCCGTTAAGGTCAATTGTAGGATTCAGACTGTTGGAGCTTTCAttgctcatttttatttaatatttaattttatccTTCAAACCCCAGAATTTTGGTCTTAGTTAtaaattttaaaggaaaaaaaaacatagaaatgtttataaaagtttaatttaaattaatcttTATATGAGACCCCGGATGAAAAATTTATCTTGTCATTACTGATTCTAATagttcattttctgtttcttgTGTGAATTTGAACAGTGCAGTCTCCAGGACTTATAGGCCTATATTCACGTATACTTCGGTTAGGACTGAGCTTATGAGtttttactgtttctttttttgtctttttttagtaTAAAGATTAAGACATAGTAAGCAGCAAAATTAACCATGCTGTTctttatacatttacatttcataAACAGAAATAACAAACCTAAAAGCATTATAACATTTGCAAGAGACAAAATGGGACACAGACTTAGTATTCTTGTAACATTGTGGTCAAAAtatgaattacatttttataagagaaatgtttaaaaatccaCCTTCATTCCTGTGATGTTGCAATGGTAGCTAGTCCTCACATTTGtcttttatattaaaaacaaacaatgaaatAATCTATCGTCGTGTATAGCACTCCAAAAAAGGGACGTTGTTCTGGGCGCTGATTAAACAACACGTAGAATGTTATATTGTGAGAATTAAATTTTTCTCATGTCCTTATTCTTCTACAATTAAGTGCATTTTACTCACGTTGGCCACCAGGGAGCAGAACATTTATGCgggtaaagctacgttcacaccaagcATATTCTTGAACCAAAATCAGTCGTACAAACTTTCATGGCTAGGCGtaaacgtgagagttttgaacgcaaaaGCCCAAAACCTGCATTTGTGGCTGTTTGAACGCGTGTTGTGGAGAgctgtgtgaacgtagcttaaaaGGTATATGTAAAAGTATGACGTAAAAGTTTTAACACAAAAGAATAAATTAGCGGGACAGTTAAAGTTAGAAGTGTTACAACTGTCACAGACAAAAGTATGAAAAACGAAATCAAATGTTATAGTTGCTCATTTGTAATTTCACATACATTTGTTGTGATTACTGAGTTCTTTCTGTTTTCTAAAATAGTGAACACAAATGACCCGAGCACAACATCTGACTCTTTCTCTACGGAATGAAAAGGTCACGTGACCTTTAAAAACATCCAGGTACTGttacgtttgttttttcaataaactgCC
It contains:
- the LOC101171205 gene encoding uncharacterized protein LOC101171205 → MSCSCCKLLSGGEKLLHEISTEEEEEEAVWRMDVFDLRQQYRSCREKRQEVLLPGTVSEERFEAFSIVPVAQGLTLPLEPISSISSTANFDCDPKMYDPWHVHLDLHRRSRPAVSAQSPLLFRPRPSSKSRTREPSGSPCSSKETSPSVFSAQEERVCTDRSELRSDLQFYGRPGSSQVQRSLDPSEEVPVSSSSTLKTKVTNSEETPTLDSFCPHPTTEEQEQNQSSGWCSALVPTPRFGRQLSEGGVCSSSQNPFPFPKRRPPRLSEAARRLGLYSP